The genomic interval CCATCGCCGAGGCCGGCAAGCTGGCGCGGGGGGCCGAGGAGGCGGGCTATCACCGCTTCTGGGTCGCTGAACACCATGCCACCGAAGGCATCGCCGGTGGAGCGACCTCGGTCGTGCTGGCGCATGTCGGCCACGTCACGAACGCGATCCGCATCGGCTCGGGCGGGATCATGCTGCCCAATCACAACCCGTTCGTCATCGCCGAGCAATTCGGCGCGCTCGATGCCCTGTTTCCCGGCCGCGTGGATCTGGGCCTGGGGCGCGCGCCTGGTTCCGCGCCGATCATCGGCCAGGCCCTGCGCAAGGATCTGCACCGGGCGGCCGAGAGCTTCCCCAACGACGTGGTCGAACTGCGCGCGTTGCTGACGGGTGAGCCGAAGCTGCCAATCACCGCGACCCCGGGCCTGGGGGCGAAGGTGGAGATGTGGATGCTCGGCTCGAGCCTGTTCGGCGCCCAGCTCGCCGCCCAGCTTGGGCTGCCCTACGCCTTTGCCAGCCATTTCGCCCCGCGCCATCTGGACGAGGCGCTGGCCACCTACCGCGCGCAATTCCGCCCCTCGGCCAACCTCGAACGGCCGCACGTGATGGCGGCGATGAGCGTGATGGCTGCCGATACCGACGAGGAGGCGCGCTATCTGGCTAGCAGCCAGGAGCAATCCTTCGTCGCACTGCGGTCCGGGAACCCGGGCAAGCTGCCGCCGCCGGTCGCCAATTACCGGGAAGGTCTCGATCCCCAGGCGCGCCACATGCTCGAAAGCATGGACGTGGCACGCGCCGTGGGATCGCCCGCGACGGTGCGCGAACGCATCGCTAGGTTCGCCGACCGGACCCGGGCCGACGAGATCGTGGTAGCGGGCGCGACCTACGACCCTTCGGCACGCCGGGCATCGCTCGCGTTGACGATGGAAGCGTTGCGCGGATGAACAGGTTTCATCTGAAACATTTTGCTGCACGGGCTGTCGCGGATCGCTAGGGACGGGCGGGAACCATGCGCAAGGGCACTCGCTGGAAAGACGAACCGGAACGCCCGCGCATTACAAGGAGAGACCCCGCACCATGGCTAAATCGAAAAGCGCGAGCGAATCGCTGTCCGGTCTCGGCAAGGACGAGCGCGCCTTCGCCTCCACGCTGAAGGACCGCATCGCCGATTCGCTGTTGCCGGGGGAAGAGCCGCTGGAAAGCGAGCGACTCGATTCCGCGGCCGCTTTCGTGATCGAGGCCGCGCGTCATCGCGAGGATGGAAAACCCTCTATCCTCGTGCGCTCCGATGCCGACGAACGGCGCTTCATGCGTATTGCCATCATCAACAAGGACATGCCGTTCCTCGTTGATTCGATCGCCGCTGCGATGGCCGCTCGCGGTCTGCCGATAGAGGTTCTGGTCCACCCCATCCTGCCGGTGCGGCGCAAGGACGGCACCCTGACGGAGGTGTTCGAAGGCGACACCACCGGCGAGAGGAAGGAAAGCTGGGTCTATATCGAGACGGCCCGCATCGACGCCCGCGAACGCCGCGAACTCGAGAAGGAACTGGAGACGACCATTCTCGACGTGCGCGCCAGCGTGGCGGACTGGCCGCAGATGCGCGACGTCCTGACCGACGATGCCGATCGCATGTCCGATGCCGAGGGGGCGGCGCTGCTGCGCTGGCTCGCGGGGGGCATGATGACGCAGCTCGGCCATCTGACGCGCACCCGGGCCGGCAAGAACACCGGTGCGCTGGGTATCTGCCGCCGGTCCACGCCGGACCTGCTGGCGGACGAAGCCTATGACAGGGCCTTTGCCTGGTTCGACGGCGAGGATCCGGCGAGCAAGGGCGCCGCCGGCCGGGCCCCGCTCATCATCAAGGCGAACCGCATCGCCAGGGTCCACCGGCGCGTGCCGCTCGACCTGTTCATCGTGCCGGTCATGGACAAGGGCCGCGTTGCCGCCCTGTCGATCCATGCGGGCATCTGGACGAGCGCCGCGCTCGTCACGTCGCCCGACACGGTGCCGGTGCTGCGCCAGCAGTTGCAGACCATCATGGATCGTCTCGACTTCGAGCCGGGCAGCCACGATTACAAGTCGCTTGTCCATGCGCTCACCGCGCTTCCGCA from Aurantiacibacter spongiae carries:
- a CDS encoding LLM class flavin-dependent oxidoreductase, with protein sequence MTDLAELKLSVLDLVPVRQGSGVYEAIAEAGKLARGAEEAGYHRFWVAEHHATEGIAGGATSVVLAHVGHVTNAIRIGSGGIMLPNHNPFVIAEQFGALDALFPGRVDLGLGRAPGSAPIIGQALRKDLHRAAESFPNDVVELRALLTGEPKLPITATPGLGAKVEMWMLGSSLFGAQLAAQLGLPYAFASHFAPRHLDEALATYRAQFRPSANLERPHVMAAMSVMAADTDEEARYLASSQEQSFVALRSGNPGKLPPPVANYREGLDPQARHMLESMDVARAVGSPATVRERIARFADRTRADEIVVAGATYDPSARRASLALTMEALRG